A genomic region of Vibrio ziniensis contains the following coding sequences:
- the thrS gene encoding threonine--tRNA ligase, protein MPIITLPDGSQRQFDNPISTMDVALSIGPGLAKATIAGRVDGVRVDACDLIESDASLEIITVKDEVDGLEIVRHSCAHLLGHALKQLYPEAKMAIGPTIDNGFYYDIDVEQPLSQEDLEKIEARMLELAKTKYQVVKKNVSWQEARDTFESRQEPYKMEILDVNVSRDDRPGLYHHEEYIDMCRGPHVPHMGFCQHFKLLNVAGAYWRGNSDNKMLQRIYGTAFHDKKALSAHLTRLEEAAKRDHRKLGKQLDLFHMQQEAPGMVFWHHNGWSVFRDLEVFIRSKLNEYGYQEVKGPLMMDRVLWERSGHWDKYADAMFTTSSENREYAIKPMNCPGHVQIFNQGLKSYRDLPLRMAEFGSCHRNEPSGSLHGIMRVRGFTQDDAHIFCTEDQIQQEVTSCIKMVYDTYTTFGFDNIAVKLSTRPEQRVGSDEIWDRSEEALKLSLEAMGIAYEIQEGEGAFYGPKIEFTLHDCLDRAWQCGTVQLDFNLPTRLGATYVGENNERLVPVMIHRAILGSLERFIGILIEEYAGFFPTWLAPEQAVVMNITDKQADYAQEVAQKLQKSGIRAKADLRNEKIGFKIREHTLKRVPYMLVCGDQEMEAGEIAVRTRKGKDLGKFKLDDFISYIHAEVESRKLNLEE, encoded by the coding sequence ATGCCTATTATTACTCTTCCTGACGGCAGTCAGCGTCAATTTGATAACCCAATTTCTACAATGGATGTCGCTCTATCTATCGGTCCTGGTCTTGCTAAAGCAACGATCGCAGGTCGCGTTGATGGTGTTCGTGTTGATGCTTGTGATTTGATTGAAAGTGATGCAAGTCTAGAAATCATCACAGTTAAAGACGAAGTTGATGGCCTAGAAATTGTTCGTCACTCTTGTGCACACTTGCTTGGTCATGCTCTTAAGCAGCTATACCCAGAAGCAAAAATGGCTATTGGTCCTACGATCGATAACGGCTTCTATTACGACATCGATGTAGAGCAACCTCTATCTCAAGAAGATTTAGAGAAGATCGAAGCTCGCATGCTAGAGTTGGCGAAAACCAAATATCAAGTTGTGAAAAAGAACGTTAGCTGGCAGGAAGCTCGCGATACATTTGAATCTCGTCAAGAACCATACAAGATGGAAATCTTAGATGTGAACGTATCTCGCGATGATCGTCCAGGTCTATACCACCATGAAGAATACATCGACATGTGTCGTGGTCCTCACGTACCGCACATGGGTTTCTGTCAACATTTCAAATTGTTGAACGTTGCAGGCGCATACTGGCGTGGTAACAGCGACAACAAGATGCTACAACGTATCTACGGTACTGCTTTCCATGATAAGAAAGCACTTAGTGCGCACCTAACTCGCCTTGAAGAAGCTGCGAAGCGTGACCACCGTAAACTTGGTAAGCAACTTGACCTGTTCCACATGCAGCAAGAAGCACCGGGTATGGTTTTCTGGCACCACAATGGTTGGTCAGTATTCCGCGATCTTGAAGTTTTCATTCGTTCAAAACTGAACGAGTACGGTTACCAAGAAGTAAAAGGTCCGCTAATGATGGACCGCGTTCTTTGGGAGCGCTCTGGTCACTGGGATAAATATGCAGACGCAATGTTCACAACGTCTTCTGAGAACCGTGAATACGCAATTAAACCGATGAACTGCCCGGGTCACGTTCAAATCTTCAACCAAGGTTTGAAGTCTTACCGTGATCTACCATTACGTATGGCTGAGTTCGGTTCATGTCACCGTAACGAACCATCGGGTTCTCTACACGGTATCATGCGTGTTCGTGGCTTTACTCAAGACGATGCACACATCTTCTGTACTGAAGATCAAATTCAGCAAGAAGTAACATCGTGCATTAAGATGGTATATGACACATATACTACTTTTGGCTTCGATAACATTGCAGTAAAACTTTCTACACGTCCTGAACAGCGTGTAGGTAGCGATGAAATTTGGGATCGCTCTGAAGAAGCACTAAAACTTTCTCTTGAAGCTATGGGCATTGCTTATGAGATTCAAGAAGGTGAAGGCGCATTCTACGGCCCGAAAATTGAATTTACGCTACACGACTGCCTAGATCGTGCGTGGCAGTGTGGTACTGTTCAGCTTGACTTCAACTTACCAACTCGCCTTGGTGCGACATATGTAGGTGAGAATAATGAGCGTTTAGTACCTGTAATGATTCACCGCGCTATTTTAGGCTCTCTTGAGCGCTTCATCGGTATTCTGATTGAAGAGTATGCTGGTTTCTTCCCAACTTGGTTGGCACCAGAACAGGCAGTTGTCATGAATATTACTGACAAACAAGCTGATTACGCTCAAGAAGTAGCACAAAAGCTACAAAAAAGTGGTATTAGAGCAAAAGCGGACTTGAGAAATGAGAAGATTGGCTTTAAAATCCGCGAACACACTTTGAAGCGTGTACCGTATATGCTCGTTTGTGGCGACCAAGAAATGGAAGCTGGAGAAATCGCAGTACGTACTCGTAAGGGCAAAGACCTAGGCAAATTTAAGTTGGATGACTTTATTTCATACATCCACGCCGAAGTTGAAAGCCGTAAGCTTAATCTGGAGGAATAA
- a CDS encoding ASCH domain-containing protein gives MESRSQLFLERYLKSLPGKVAQQYRSFSADYFCADEYNANLCAELILRGEKRASCSMDYWYSHQGETMPEVAHLQVVTNWQGEPICIIEITSVEKSRYKDVTAEFAAAEGEGDKTLEWWRDAHWRFFSLECKQLGIEATEDMLLVLERFKVVYPTKL, from the coding sequence ATGGAAAGCAGAAGCCAGTTATTTCTGGAACGGTATTTGAAATCATTACCGGGGAAAGTGGCACAACAATATCGCTCATTCAGTGCGGACTATTTTTGTGCTGACGAGTACAACGCTAACCTGTGTGCTGAATTAATTTTAAGAGGTGAGAAGAGAGCCTCTTGTAGCATGGACTATTGGTATAGCCATCAAGGTGAAACGATGCCCGAAGTTGCTCATCTTCAGGTAGTCACTAATTGGCAAGGCGAACCTATCTGCATTATTGAAATTACGTCAGTGGAAAAGAGTCGATATAAAGATGTCACTGCAGAGTTTGCCGCCGCAGAAGGGGAAGGAGACAAAACGTTAGAGTGGTGGCGTGATGCCCATTGGCGGTTTTTCTCATTAGAATGCAAACAGCTCGGTATAGAAGCAACGGAAGATATGTTGTTGGTTTTGGAGCGATTCAAGGTTGTTTACCCAACAAAATTGTAA
- a CDS encoding D-2-hydroxyacid dehydrogenase family protein yields MKIAVLDDYQNVVKDLDCFTLLDEHQVTVFTETYSEEELVARLVEFDAIVLIRERTVITESLLSQLPNLKVISQTGKVSSHIDPKMCANFGVQVLEGRGSPIAPSELCWALMMAASRHIPAYTSNLKNDVWQSSGSLGLGRTLKGLKLGIWGYGNIGQRIAQYAKVFEMSVQVWGSEKSRQLALEHGFEAAQSKQSFFADSDIVSLHLRLNDATRYCVTADDLKLMKPSSLFVNISRAELVEDTALFNELVAVSTKRAAIDVFQNEPATIENEPLLTLTNVVASPHLGYVEKNSYELYFSIAFENIVSYVKGQHFQ; encoded by the coding sequence GTGAAAATAGCCGTGTTAGATGATTATCAAAACGTCGTAAAAGATCTGGATTGCTTCACGTTGCTAGATGAGCACCAAGTAACTGTATTTACGGAAACCTACTCGGAAGAGGAACTGGTAGCAAGGCTGGTCGAGTTTGACGCTATCGTTCTGATTCGTGAACGCACCGTCATCACCGAATCTTTGCTCAGTCAGTTACCTAATCTAAAAGTGATCAGTCAGACGGGCAAGGTGAGTAGCCATATAGATCCAAAGATGTGTGCAAATTTTGGCGTACAAGTATTGGAAGGAAGAGGTTCACCTATCGCTCCATCTGAGCTGTGCTGGGCTCTAATGATGGCAGCTTCTCGGCACATACCCGCTTATACCAGTAATTTGAAAAATGACGTGTGGCAAAGTTCTGGAAGTCTGGGCTTAGGCAGAACGTTGAAAGGACTGAAGCTAGGGATTTGGGGTTATGGCAATATTGGGCAGAGAATCGCTCAATATGCGAAGGTATTTGAGATGTCGGTGCAAGTTTGGGGTAGTGAGAAATCACGCCAGTTAGCATTAGAACATGGCTTTGAAGCTGCGCAATCTAAACAGTCATTCTTCGCTGATTCTGATATCGTCTCGCTTCATTTGCGGCTTAATGATGCAACTCGTTATTGTGTCACTGCTGACGATCTCAAACTGATGAAACCTAGTTCTCTTTTTGTGAATATCAGTCGTGCGGAATTGGTAGAAGATACCGCTTTGTTTAACGAACTGGTTGCGGTTTCAACAAAGCGTGCAGCCATAGATGTGTTTCAGAATGAGCCAGCGACAATAGAAAATGAACCACTATTAACACTAACTAACGTAGTGGCGTCGCCTCATTTAGGGTATGTAGAGAAAAATAGCTATGAGCTCTATTTCAGTATCGCCTTTGAAAATATTGTGTCTTATGTGAAAGGACAACATTTTCAATAA
- the rplT gene encoding 50S ribosomal protein L20 gives MPRVKRGVQARARHKKVLKQAKGYYGARSRVYRVAFQAVTKAGQYAYRDRRAKKRQFRQLWIARINAASRQNGLSYSRFINGLKKASIEIDRKILADIAVFDKAAFTVLVEKAKAAL, from the coding sequence ATGCCTCGCGTAAAACGTGGTGTACAAGCTCGTGCACGTCATAAGAAAGTTCTAAAACAAGCTAAAGGTTACTATGGTGCACGTTCACGTGTTTACCGCGTAGCTTTCCAAGCTGTTACTAAAGCTGGTCAATACGCATACCGTGACCGTCGCGCTAAGAAACGTCAATTCCGTCAACTATGGATTGCACGTATCAATGCGGCATCTCGTCAAAATGGTCTATCTTACAGCCGTTTCATCAACGGTCTTAAGAAAGCATCTATCGAGATCGACCGTAAGATCCTTGCGGACATCGCAGTATTCGACAAAGCAGCATTTACTGTTTTAGTTGAAAAAGCGAAAGCTGCTCTTTAA
- a CDS encoding putative quinol monooxygenase yields the protein MSKVILRGFILVPESDLEVVKQELVTHKGLTLEESGCLVFEVTQDSDDPCRFDVYEEFTDKASFEQHQQRVKASYWGEVTRNVERHYEIVE from the coding sequence GTGTCGAAAGTGATTTTGCGGGGCTTTATATTAGTGCCTGAATCTGACCTAGAAGTGGTAAAGCAAGAACTTGTTACTCATAAGGGGCTGACGCTTGAAGAGTCGGGATGCTTGGTGTTTGAAGTAACACAAGATTCAGACGATCCGTGTAGGTTTGATGTGTACGAAGAGTTCACTGACAAAGCTTCATTTGAGCAACATCAACAGCGAGTAAAAGCTTCCTATTGGGGAGAAGTGACGCGAAATGTCGAGCGTCATTATGAAATCGTAGAGTAA
- a CDS encoding MarR family winged helix-turn-helix transcriptional regulator, giving the protein MKTNLTSLMLEHTLVSTLLTKKIDTSLSAHGVSYTEFVIIHRLNTSTGGSLSRIALADSVGLTASGITRLLAPMEKNNIVLKVANPRDARQSLVGLTPVGEQLYKDASVSFEHCCEAAFSLFEGDEIELLRKLVNKIKC; this is encoded by the coding sequence ATGAAAACGAATTTAACTTCACTGATGTTGGAGCACACATTAGTGAGCACCTTGCTTACTAAGAAAATTGATACAAGTTTAAGTGCTCATGGAGTGAGTTACACCGAATTCGTCATTATTCACCGACTCAATACCAGTACGGGTGGTTCGCTAAGCCGTATTGCCCTAGCGGATTCAGTAGGGTTAACGGCTTCTGGAATTACACGTTTACTTGCACCGATGGAAAAGAACAACATAGTGCTTAAAGTCGCGAATCCACGAGACGCTCGACAAAGTCTTGTAGGGCTGACGCCTGTTGGTGAACAGCTTTACAAAGATGCCTCTGTTTCTTTCGAACACTGCTGTGAAGCCGCGTTTTCACTGTTTGAAGGCGATGAAATTGAGCTACTCAGAAAATTGGTGAACAAAATTAAATGTTAG
- the rpmI gene encoding 50S ribosomal protein L35, whose protein sequence is MPKMKNNKGAAKRFKKTAGGFKYKHATKRHILTKRTTKNKRQLRPNAILPKCEVAGIVRCLPYA, encoded by the coding sequence ATGCCTAAGATGAAAAACAACAAAGGTGCTGCTAAGCGTTTCAAGAAAACAGCTGGTGGCTTTAAATACAAACACGCTACAAAACGTCACATCCTGACTAAGCGTACTACTAAGAACAAGCGTCAACTACGTCCAAACGCAATTCTTCCTAAATGTGAAGTTGCGGGTATCGTACGTTGTTTACCATACGCTTAA
- a CDS encoding GNAT family N-acetyltransferase: protein MITIRGYVKEDAQTLWAIHHFTIRNINVRDYSQAQVEAWAPNTLEPDVWQKRMDGLNPFVAMSDGVVVGYTDLQPDGLVDHFFCHHLYQGQGIGKALMNYVFEIGKQRNIKRYYSHVSITARPFYEHMGFKVEKEQ from the coding sequence GTGATTACCATTCGTGGCTATGTCAAAGAAGATGCTCAAACACTTTGGGCTATTCATCATTTCACTATCCGTAACATTAATGTTCGTGACTATTCTCAAGCTCAGGTTGAAGCTTGGGCGCCAAATACTTTGGAGCCAGATGTTTGGCAAAAACGAATGGACGGTTTAAATCCGTTTGTGGCGATGAGTGATGGCGTGGTCGTCGGGTATACGGATTTGCAACCAGACGGCTTGGTCGACCACTTTTTTTGTCACCATCTCTATCAAGGACAAGGAATTGGTAAAGCTTTGATGAACTATGTGTTCGAGATTGGCAAACAACGTAATATCAAACGTTACTATTCACATGTCAGTATTACCGCTCGCCCTTTTTATGAACACATGGGTTTTAAGGTGGAAAAAGAGCAATAG
- the infC gene encoding translation initiation factor IF-3, protein MKGGRRGQVPAKQNQHRLNGEIRGVREVRLTGADGESVGVVSIQEALAAAEEAGMDLVEISPNAEPPVCRVMDYGKFLFEKSKAAKEQKKKQKQIQIKELKFRPGTDIGDYQVKLRNLIGFLEEGNKVKVTIRFRGREMAHQEIGVDVLNRLKADTEEFALVESFPTRIEGRQMIMVLAPKKK, encoded by the coding sequence ATTAAAGGCGGAAGACGTGGCCAAGTTCCGGCCAAACAAAACCAGCACCGTTTAAACGGTGAAATTCGTGGCGTACGTGAAGTTCGTTTAACAGGCGCTGATGGTGAATCAGTTGGCGTTGTGTCAATTCAAGAAGCATTAGCTGCAGCCGAAGAAGCTGGTATGGATCTCGTAGAGATCAGCCCTAACGCCGAGCCACCAGTTTGTCGTGTGATGGACTATGGCAAGTTCCTCTTCGAAAAGAGCAAAGCTGCGAAAGAGCAGAAGAAGAAGCAAAAACAGATCCAGATTAAGGAACTAAAATTCCGTCCTGGGACTGATATCGGTGACTATCAGGTAAAACTACGCAACCTGATTGGTTTCCTTGAAGAAGGCAACAAAGTGAAGGTAACAATTCGCTTCCGTGGCCGAGAAATGGCTCACCAAGAGATCGGTGTTGACGTTCTAAATCGTTTGAAAGCTGATACTGAAGAGTTCGCTCTAGTGGAATCTTTCCCAACGAGAATTGAAGGGCGCCAAATGATCATGGTGCTTGCCCCTAAGAAGAAGTAA
- a CDS encoding 5-carboxymethyl-2-hydroxymuconate Delta-isomerase, with product MPHCIVEHSSTIPNEELNQKVFKGALESQLFEADGSDIKVRSISYQHYQTGTKHEDFIHVTVRILSGRSDENKKKLSQSVLGQLKTLPLSQASLTVEIVDMDRSSYSKCLV from the coding sequence TTGCCTCATTGTATTGTTGAACACTCTTCTACTATCCCTAATGAAGAATTAAATCAGAAAGTTTTTAAGGGGGCGCTTGAGTCGCAACTGTTTGAAGCTGATGGCAGTGATATCAAGGTTCGTAGCATTTCGTACCAACATTACCAAACGGGTACAAAGCATGAGGATTTCATTCATGTCACAGTTCGTATTTTGTCTGGGCGTAGCGATGAAAATAAGAAAAAGCTTTCTCAATCTGTGCTCGGCCAGCTTAAGACTTTGCCACTCTCTCAAGCATCTCTAACGGTGGAAATCGTGGATATGGACAGAAGTAGTTATTCAAAGTGTTTGGTTTAA
- a CDS encoding VF530 family DNA-binding protein: MSQEQPKNPLHGLTLEKILTQLVEHYGWEGLDAQIQLNCFYNNPSIKSSLKFLRRTQWARDKVEALYIQTFC, translated from the coding sequence ATGAGCCAAGAGCAACCGAAAAACCCACTGCACGGTCTTACCTTAGAGAAAATCCTTACTCAGTTGGTTGAACATTACGGCTGGGAAGGTTTAGATGCTCAAATTCAATTAAATTGTTTTTATAACAACCCATCGATCAAGTCTTCACTAAAATTTTTACGCCGTACCCAATGGGCGCGAGACAAAGTAGAAGCACTTTATATTCAAACCTTTTGTTAA
- a CDS encoding GNAT family N-acetyltransferase gives MEYSLRKAVESDVEFLVELRETTMGKYLREVGMPTGREAYLERVYYAFDQAEIIVINNSSAGLFKAQFNQDINEWYLVQVQLHPDFQNKGIANRLISQLMSKAKTTGSTVGLSVVKTNPAQRLYERLGFVRVGETDFEYLMQYTPS, from the coding sequence ATGGAATATTCATTAAGAAAAGCGGTCGAGTCTGATGTGGAGTTCCTAGTTGAACTGCGTGAAACTACTATGGGTAAATACCTAAGAGAAGTAGGGATGCCAACAGGGAGAGAAGCCTACCTTGAAAGGGTTTATTACGCATTTGATCAAGCTGAAATCATCGTTATTAATAATTCCTCTGCTGGTTTGTTCAAAGCTCAATTTAACCAAGATATTAATGAGTGGTATCTGGTTCAGGTTCAACTTCATCCCGATTTTCAAAACAAAGGTATCGCTAACCGCCTTATTTCACAGCTGATGAGTAAAGCGAAAACAACGGGTTCAACCGTTGGTTTAAGTGTTGTTAAAACGAACCCAGCGCAACGTCTCTATGAACGACTTGGATTTGTACGCGTTGGTGAAACTGATTTTGAATACTTAATGCAGTACACGCCTTCCTAA
- a CDS encoding N-6 DNA methylase, whose amino-acid sequence MSHRTEFEKTFKHFAPYHHRHKVWDDLITCFAISINNGIAKDEELENKYLGIIRNYERNEQLEMPKLVGMLVCAFEESGHCDLLGEMYMAMEISSKNLGQFFTPYSLSKLCAKLSLDKQTIETKNFITAHEPACGSGGMIIAQADVMIEEGYNPQEKLLAYCVDVDQTAAMMCYIQLALWGIPAKVTIGNTLTMQFSRTMLTPMYHLGGWSIKEMIGQRTQEPETNLLVKRATTIIKHCSEASTEVIRSELLEQLQRGASHQKVSIIQNVSRVIINDSVYDLMCA is encoded by the coding sequence ATGAGTCATAGAACTGAATTCGAAAAAACGTTTAAACACTTCGCGCCATACCATCACCGTCATAAAGTTTGGGATGACCTAATCACCTGTTTTGCAATTTCCATTAACAACGGAATCGCCAAGGATGAAGAATTAGAAAATAAGTATTTGGGTATTATTCGAAATTACGAAAGAAATGAGCAGCTAGAAATGCCTAAGTTGGTAGGAATGCTAGTTTGTGCCTTTGAAGAATCCGGTCATTGCGATTTGCTTGGTGAAATGTATATGGCGATGGAAATCAGCTCAAAAAATTTAGGTCAGTTTTTTACGCCCTACTCTCTATCTAAATTATGCGCAAAGCTGTCACTAGATAAGCAAACCATAGAAACGAAAAACTTCATTACGGCACATGAACCCGCATGTGGTTCAGGCGGGATGATCATAGCTCAAGCAGATGTGATGATAGAAGAAGGCTACAACCCACAAGAAAAACTTCTGGCTTATTGTGTAGATGTAGATCAGACCGCAGCAATGATGTGTTACATACAACTAGCTCTTTGGGGTATCCCCGCCAAGGTAACTATTGGCAACACACTAACAATGCAGTTTTCCAGAACGATGCTTACTCCTATGTATCATTTGGGTGGTTGGTCAATAAAGGAAATGATTGGGCAGCGTACCCAAGAACCCGAAACGAACTTACTTGTTAAACGCGCAACAACAATTATAAAGCACTGCTCAGAAGCTAGCACTGAAGTGATACGCTCTGAATTACTTGAACAGTTACAACGTGGAGCTAGCCATCAAAAAGTTAGCATTATTCAGAACGTCTCTCGTGTAATCATTAATGACAGTGTTTACGATTTAATGTGCGCATGA